A region of Nitrospirota bacterium DNA encodes the following proteins:
- the uvrB gene encoding excinuclease ABC subunit UvrB — protein sequence MDAFRLTTSFSPAGDQPQAIGALSENVRRGKKHQVLLGVTGSGKTFTIANVIEKAGRPVLVIAHNKTLAAQLYGEFRELFPRDAVEFFVSYYDYYQPEAYLPATDTYIEKDAMINDDIDRLRHSATRAVLERRDVVVVASVSCIYGIGSPQDYVDMHLVVEEGMHTERDVLLRKLVDMQYERSDADFKRGCFRVRGDVVEVYPSFSLDKGIRLEFFGDDIDRIAEFDPLTGSRIRRLERFALFPNSHWITPRERLEPALERIREELAQRTEELLREGRTVEAERLEQRTMFDLEMLREFGYCHGIENYSRHLSGRAPGEPPYTLIDYFPEDYLLIIDESHATVPQIGGMYEGDRSRKRTLVDFGFRLPSALDNRPLTFAEFEHRAGQTIYVSATPGPYEIEKSRGTVVEQIIRPTGLMDPEMVVKAARGQVDDLLGEIRERAARAERVLVTTLTKKMAEDLTEYYTELGVRTRYLHSDVKTIERVEILRGLRMGDFDVLVGVNLLREGLDLPEVSLVAIMDADKEGFLRSERSLIQTAGRAARNVNGKVILYADTVTGSMERALKETARRRAIQARYNGEMGITPETIKSNIKNVLSSIYESDYWTVPAAEEEPAAYAADEETLRKLEAEMKEAAEKLEFERAALIRDRIKEI from the coding sequence ATGGATGCATTTCGTTTGACCACTTCCTTCTCGCCCGCGGGGGACCAGCCCCAGGCCATCGGGGCGCTCTCGGAGAACGTCCGGAGGGGAAAGAAGCACCAGGTCCTCCTCGGCGTGACCGGCTCGGGAAAGACCTTCACCATCGCCAACGTTATCGAAAAGGCGGGTCGGCCCGTCCTGGTCATCGCGCACAACAAGACCCTGGCGGCCCAGCTCTACGGCGAGTTCCGGGAGCTCTTTCCCCGGGACGCCGTGGAGTTCTTCGTGAGCTACTACGACTATTACCAGCCCGAGGCGTACCTGCCGGCCACCGACACTTACATCGAGAAGGACGCCATGATAAACGACGACATCGACCGCCTCCGCCACTCGGCCACCCGGGCCGTGCTGGAGAGGCGGGACGTCGTCGTGGTCGCCTCGGTCTCCTGCATCTACGGCATCGGCTCCCCGCAGGACTACGTGGACATGCACCTGGTGGTGGAGGAGGGAATGCACACCGAGAGGGACGTTCTCCTGAGAAAGCTGGTGGACATGCAGTACGAGCGCTCGGACGCCGACTTCAAGCGGGGGTGTTTCCGGGTGCGGGGGGACGTGGTGGAGGTCTACCCGTCGTTCTCCCTGGACAAGGGGATACGGCTGGAGTTCTTCGGGGACGACATCGACCGCATCGCCGAGTTCGACCCCCTGACGGGGAGCCGCATCCGGCGGCTGGAGAGGTTCGCCCTCTTCCCCAACAGCCACTGGATAACGCCCCGGGAGAGGCTGGAGCCCGCCCTGGAGCGGATACGGGAAGAGCTGGCCCAGCGGACGGAGGAGCTTCTGCGGGAGGGCCGCACCGTGGAGGCCGAGCGCCTGGAGCAGCGGACCATGTTCGACCTGGAAATGCTCCGGGAGTTCGGCTACTGCCACGGCATCGAGAACTACTCGCGCCACCTGAGCGGGCGCGCCCCCGGCGAGCCCCCTTACACCCTCATCGACTATTTCCCCGAGGACTATCTGCTCATCATCGACGAGTCCCACGCCACCGTGCCCCAGATAGGAGGCATGTACGAGGGCGACCGTTCCCGGAAACGGACCCTGGTGGACTTCGGGTTCCGGCTGCCCTCCGCCCTGGACAACCGTCCCCTGACCTTCGCGGAGTTCGAGCACAGGGCGGGCCAGACCATTTACGTATCGGCCACGCCCGGACCCTATGAGATAGAGAAGTCCCGGGGGACGGTGGTGGAGCAGATCATCCGTCCCACCGGGCTCATGGACCCGGAGATGGTGGTCAAAGCGGCCCGGGGACAGGTGGACGACCTGCTGGGGGAAATCAGGGAAAGGGCGGCCCGGGCCGAGCGCGTCCTAGTCACGACGTTGACGAAGAAGATGGCCGAGGACCTGACCGAGTACTACACGGAGCTCGGGGTGCGCACGCGGTACCTGCACTCCGACGTCAAGACCATCGAGAGGGTGGAGATTCTGAGGGGGCTTCGAATGGGGGATTTCGACGTCCTCGTGGGTGTGAACCTCCTCAGGGAGGGCCTGGACCTGCCGGAGGTCTCCCTGGTGGCCATCATGGACGCCGACAAGGAGGGTTTCCTCCGCTCGGAGCGCTCCCTCATCCAGACAGCCGGGAGGGCGGCCAGGAACGTCAACGGCAAGGTCATCCTCTACGCCGATACGGTGACCGGCTCCATGGAGAGGGCCCTGAAGGAGACCGCCCGCCGCCGGGCCATCCAGGCCCGGTACAACGGGGAGATGGGCATCACCCCCGAAACCATCAAGAGCAACATCAAGAACGTCCTCAGCTCCATCTATGAAAGCGACTACTGGACCGTGCCGGCGGCCGAGGAGGAGCCGGCCGCGTACGCCGCCGACGAGGAGACCCTGAGGAAGCTGGAGGCCGAGATGAAGGAGGCCGCGGAGAAGCTGGAGTTCGAGCGGGCCGCCCTCATCCGGGACAGGATAAAGGAGATAAA
- the cimA gene encoding citramalate synthase, translated as MKRIEVYDTTLRDGAQAEDVSFSVEDKLRITQKLDELGVHYIEGGYPGSNPRDTEYFGKVRGLTLSTSRLVAFGSTHRAGQKVQKDRTVRAILEAGAPAATVFGKTWDFHVRHALKVSLEENLGLIHDTVRYLGERLEKVFFDAEHFFDGYKRNPTYAMECLRAAQAAGASCLVLCDTNGGSLPDEVRAVVRKVVKEMKSPVGIHAHNDSDCAVANSIVAVKAGASHVQGTMNGLGERCGNANLCSVIADLTVKLRYETIGEQRLTRLRDASRFVSEIANLSHFRRQPFVGDSAFAHKAGMHVSAVLRAAETYEHVDPALVGNSRRVLVSDLAGASNILRKAKEFGIELDPASPKVRKIVAELKDLENQGFQFEGAEASFELLMKKALGLYRKTFELIGFRVFISKRSEHDSTMHEATVMLKTVPDGAVHHTAATGNGPVNALDRALRDALLRDYPVLSEVSLLDYKVRVLNARSGTGASVRVLIMSGDRQGSRWGTVGVSEDVVEASYQALVDSIEYKLLKLEER; from the coding sequence ATGAAAAGAATCGAGGTCTACGATACCACCCTCAGGGACGGGGCTCAGGCCGAGGACGTCTCCTTCTCGGTGGAGGACAAACTGCGCATCACCCAGAAGCTGGACGAGCTGGGGGTCCACTACATCGAGGGCGGCTATCCGGGCTCCAACCCCAGGGACACCGAGTACTTCGGGAAGGTCCGGGGGCTGACCCTCTCTACATCGCGCCTGGTCGCCTTCGGCAGCACGCACAGGGCCGGCCAGAAAGTGCAGAAGGACCGCACCGTCCGGGCCATCCTGGAGGCGGGCGCCCCGGCGGCCACCGTCTTTGGAAAGACATGGGATTTCCATGTCCGGCACGCCCTGAAGGTCTCCCTGGAGGAGAACCTCGGCCTCATCCATGACACGGTGCGGTATCTCGGAGAGCGGCTGGAGAAGGTCTTCTTCGACGCCGAGCATTTCTTCGACGGGTACAAGAGGAACCCCACCTATGCCATGGAGTGCCTCCGGGCGGCCCAGGCCGCCGGGGCGTCCTGCCTGGTCCTCTGCGACACCAACGGCGGCTCCCTCCCGGACGAGGTGCGCGCCGTCGTCCGCAAGGTCGTCAAGGAGATGAAGAGCCCCGTAGGCATCCACGCCCATAACGACTCCGACTGCGCCGTGGCCAACTCCATCGTGGCCGTCAAGGCGGGGGCTTCGCACGTGCAGGGCACGATGAACGGCCTGGGGGAGCGCTGCGGCAACGCCAACCTCTGCTCCGTCATCGCGGACCTGACCGTGAAGCTCCGGTACGAGACCATCGGCGAGCAGAGGCTCACCCGCCTGCGGGACGCCTCGCGGTTCGTCAGCGAGATAGCCAACCTGAGCCATTTCCGCCGCCAGCCCTTCGTCGGCGACAGCGCCTTCGCCCACAAGGCGGGCATGCACGTCAGCGCCGTCCTCAGGGCCGCCGAGACCTACGAGCACGTGGACCCGGCCCTGGTGGGCAACTCCCGGAGGGTGCTAGTCTCCGATCTGGCCGGCGCGAGCAACATCCTGAGGAAGGCCAAGGAGTTCGGCATCGAGCTGGACCCGGCGTCCCCGAAGGTCCGGAAAATCGTCGCAGAGCTGAAGGACCTGGAGAACCAGGGCTTCCAGTTCGAGGGCGCGGAAGCCTCCTTCGAGCTGCTGATGAAAAAGGCCCTGGGGCTTTACCGGAAGACCTTCGAGCTCATCGGCTTCCGGGTCTTCATCTCCAAGCGAAGCGAGCACGACAGCACCATGCATGAGGCAACCGTCATGTTGAAGACCGTCCCGGACGGGGCCGTGCATCACACCGCGGCCACCGGAAACGGTCCGGTGAACGCCCTGGACAGGGCCCTGAGGGACGCCCTCCTGAGGGACTACCCGGTCCTCTCGGAAGTGAGCCTTCTGGACTACAAGGTCCGGGTGCTGAACGCCCGGAGCGGCACCGGGGCCAGCGTGCGGGTGCTCATCATGTCCGGGGACAGGCAGGGCAGCAGGTGGGGCACCGTGGGCGTCTCGGAAGACGTCGTCGAGGCCTCCTACCAGGCCCTGGTGGACAGCATAGAATACAAGCTCCTCAAGCTGGAGGAACGGTAG
- a CDS encoding HD domain-containing protein produces MHKEALAVIADMMTALSNCALYSREHSSVKRFAQKAVSGLENLYVEDAVTFTILGSSLLVQDRLVQQWGIHVGSFMTKLRRKGIERLVLRRGVDAEELTDFLQSLASRNEEPSSSRHISLGVMEIKAGASAGAAGVVRENTERVKHVHQGLAHLGTLDTAGLEDVVVSFLGAIRKESNILAAVSPVKSHNEYTFAHTANVTVLSIFQAEYLGVEADTLHEVGLAGLLHDIGKMFVDPGILDKPSKLTEDEWEKMKLHPVYGARYLASLQEVPKLAVIVAFEHHMKYDGSGYPRPGPGKAGWKQHIISQIVALADFFDALRTERPYRKALEVPVILGMMEESAGRDFNPLVVENFVRALKECGAA; encoded by the coding sequence ATGCATAAGGAAGCCCTCGCCGTCATTGCCGACATGATGACCGCTCTTTCCAACTGCGCCCTGTATTCCCGCGAGCACTCCTCCGTGAAGCGGTTCGCCCAGAAGGCCGTCTCCGGCCTCGAAAACCTCTACGTGGAGGACGCCGTCACCTTCACCATCCTGGGCTCGAGCCTTCTCGTCCAGGATCGGCTCGTGCAGCAATGGGGCATTCACGTGGGGAGCTTCATGACGAAGCTCCGGAGAAAGGGGATAGAGCGCCTCGTCCTGAGGAGGGGCGTCGACGCGGAAGAGCTGACGGACTTCCTCCAGAGCCTTGCCTCCCGCAATGAGGAGCCTTCCTCCTCCCGGCACATCTCCCTGGGGGTTATGGAGATAAAGGCCGGAGCCTCCGCGGGAGCCGCCGGCGTCGTACGCGAGAACACGGAGCGGGTCAAGCACGTGCACCAGGGGCTCGCGCACCTGGGGACGCTGGATACGGCGGGGCTGGAGGACGTTGTGGTCTCCTTTCTCGGAGCCATACGGAAAGAGTCCAACATCCTGGCCGCCGTGAGCCCCGTGAAAAGCCACAACGAATACACCTTTGCCCACACGGCCAACGTCACGGTGCTGTCCATCTTCCAGGCGGAGTATCTGGGCGTGGAGGCGGACACGCTGCACGAGGTGGGCCTGGCCGGCCTGCTCCATGACATCGGCAAGATGTTCGTGGACCCGGGCATCCTGGATAAGCCCTCCAAGCTCACGGAGGACGAATGGGAGAAGATGAAGCTCCATCCGGTCTACGGGGCCCGCTACCTGGCGTCCCTGCAAGAGGTGCCGAAACTGGCCGTCATCGTGGCGTTCGAGCACCACATGAAGTACGACGGCTCGGGCTACCCCCGCCCGGGCCCGGGGAAGGCCGGCTGGAAACAGCACATCATCAGCCAGATCGTGGCCCTGGCGGACTTCTTCGACGCCCTCAGGACCGAACGCCCCTACCGGAAGGCCCTGGAGGTGCCGGTGATACTGGGAATGATGGAGGAGTCCGCCGGCCGGGACTTCAACCCCCTGGTGGTGGAGAACTTCGTCCGCGCCCTCAAGGAATGCGGCGCGGCCTAA